From Thalassotalea euphylliae, the proteins below share one genomic window:
- a CDS encoding DUF3108 domain-containing protein — translation MLKNWLFATFAMTSSALFVSSVHANDETSSAAQPLVEPFSAKYTILRKSKSVGSAVRELSYLPNGLAKYSYHTEIEWLVFSDRRAETSIVAIDQGKVKPTHYTFKREGTGKDKDYEWQYDIGANQATNVKEKRTLEVDFPDNIQDKLSYHLQNRFNLIANAQQQNKQQHFVYPVVGTSGKVKNYVYEYDGEEELMLPYGLVKTVRLKREVADKKRATYAWFAPELNYLMVKLYQMKGGVEQFQAQLSSVTRGE, via the coding sequence ATGTTAAAAAATTGGCTATTCGCCACCTTTGCGATGACTTCTTCAGCACTTTTTGTTTCTTCTGTGCATGCCAACGACGAAACTTCCTCAGCAGCTCAACCACTCGTCGAACCATTCTCTGCAAAATACACAATACTAAGAAAATCGAAATCGGTTGGCAGCGCGGTGCGCGAACTCAGTTATTTACCTAACGGCCTAGCTAAGTACAGTTACCACACAGAGATTGAATGGCTGGTCTTTTCAGACAGACGTGCTGAAACGTCCATTGTTGCTATTGACCAAGGGAAAGTAAAGCCAACGCACTACACATTCAAGCGCGAAGGTACAGGTAAAGACAAGGATTACGAATGGCAATATGACATCGGTGCTAATCAAGCCACTAATGTTAAAGAAAAGCGTACTCTCGAAGTCGACTTTCCCGACAATATCCAAGACAAACTCAGTTACCACCTACAAAATCGTTTCAACCTGATCGCCAATGCCCAACAACAAAATAAACAACAGCACTTTGTTTACCCCGTGGTAGGTACGTCAGGTAAAGTGAAAAACTATGTTTACGAATACGATGGTGAAGAAGAGTTGATGTTGCCCTATGGTTTAGTCAAAACCGTTCGTTTGAAACGCGAAGTAGCAGATAAGAAGCGCGCTACATACGCTTGGTTTGCACCAGAGCTCAACTACTTAATGGTCAAACTCTATCAAATGAAAGGCGGTGTTGAGCAATTTCAAGCGCAGCTTTCTTCTGTTACCCGTGGCGAATAA
- a CDS encoding class II glutamine amidotransferase has translation MCELLAMSANVPTDICFSFTGLMQRGGNTGPHKDGWGITFYEGKGCRSFKDPKPSAESKIAELVTDYPIKSESVICHIRQANSGAVCLENTHPFIRQLWGKNWTYAHNGQLKSFSEKLAVEHHIPVGTTDSEHAFCWILDKLYIEFGRDEPDTQTLYEFIAKHASQINQLGVFNLILSDGEHLFAFCSNNLHWITRKAPFGQAQLIDAEVVVDFKQETSHSDVVTVIATQPLTNNEQWHKMAAGQWQLFNKGICVLSSV, from the coding sequence ATGTGTGAATTACTGGCCATGAGTGCCAATGTACCAACCGATATTTGTTTCAGTTTTACCGGTTTAATGCAACGCGGCGGCAATACCGGCCCGCATAAAGATGGCTGGGGCATTACTTTTTATGAAGGAAAAGGTTGTCGCAGTTTTAAAGATCCCAAACCAAGTGCTGAATCTAAAATCGCTGAGTTAGTGACTGATTACCCCATCAAAAGTGAATCGGTAATTTGCCATATCAGACAAGCCAATTCTGGTGCGGTGTGTTTGGAAAATACTCACCCATTTATCCGACAGTTATGGGGCAAAAATTGGACTTATGCCCACAATGGTCAGCTTAAATCGTTTAGCGAAAAGCTCGCCGTTGAGCATCACATTCCCGTTGGTACAACGGACAGTGAACACGCTTTTTGTTGGATACTTGACAAGCTTTATATTGAGTTTGGCCGTGATGAACCTGATACCCAAACGCTGTACGAATTTATTGCCAAGCACGCGAGTCAAATAAATCAGTTGGGCGTCTTTAATTTAATCTTATCGGATGGTGAGCATCTATTTGCATTCTGCTCGAATAATTTGCATTGGATCACACGCAAAGCGCCATTTGGTCAAGCGCAGCTGATTGATGCGGAAGTCGTTGTCGACTTTAAACAAGAAACCAGTCATTCAGATGTTGTCACTGTCATTGCGACTCAGCCGTTAACCAATAATGAGCAATGGCACAAAATGGCTGCCGGGCAATGGCAACTGTTTAACAAAGGAATTTGTGTTTTAAGCTCTGTGTGA
- the purN gene encoding phosphoribosylglycinamide formyltransferase produces the protein MSCRILVLISGSGTNLQAIIDACKTPDYPGQVVGVLSNKAEAYGLERAANENIPTTTLSHRDFESRAAYDQALMAAIDTYQPNIVVLAGFMRILTPAFVQHYQGQLINIHPSLLPKYQGLNTHQRAIDAGDKEHGVSVHFVTEELDGGPVILQAKVPVFDDDTAQELAARVHEQEHRIYPLVIKWLCQGRLLMRNEQAVLDDVPLPVSGYASDD, from the coding sequence ATGTCCTGCCGAATTCTTGTGTTAATTTCTGGCAGTGGAACTAACTTGCAGGCGATTATTGACGCCTGCAAGACGCCAGACTATCCAGGACAAGTTGTTGGTGTACTATCTAACAAAGCCGAAGCCTATGGCCTTGAGCGCGCCGCCAACGAAAACATCCCAACCACAACACTTTCTCACCGTGATTTTGAATCAAGAGCAGCCTACGACCAAGCCTTAATGGCAGCCATTGACACATATCAGCCCAACATTGTTGTCCTTGCCGGCTTTATGCGGATATTGACGCCTGCCTTTGTGCAGCACTATCAAGGTCAACTCATCAACATTCACCCTTCTTTGTTACCTAAGTACCAAGGACTCAATACACATCAACGAGCAATTGATGCTGGTGACAAAGAGCACGGTGTTAGCGTACATTTTGTTACCGAAGAGTTAGACGGTGGCCCTGTTATTTTGCAAGCCAAAGTGCCAGTATTTGATGATGATACGGCGCAAGAGCTCGCCGCACGCGTACACGAGCAAGAGCATCGAATTTATCCTCTGGTGATTAAATGGTTATGCCAAGGCCGGTTACTAATGCGCAACGAACAAGCAGTACTTGATGATGTGCCTTTGCCTGTGTCAGGATATGCGAGCGATGATTAA